The proteins below are encoded in one region of Ostrinia nubilalis chromosome 3, ilOstNubi1.1, whole genome shotgun sequence:
- the LOC135087636 gene encoding suppressor of hairless protein produces MPHQFGAGGMAQGPPSPPPQHGALFPRYASAAGPGAGAYRPEERRLTREAMERYLRDRSDMIVVILHAKVAQKSYGNEKRFFCPPPCIYLFGDGWRLRRERMLREGETEQAAQLCAFIGIGNSDQDMQQLDLNNGKQYCAAKTLYISDSDKRKHFMLSVKMFYGNGHDIGIFNSKRIKVISKPSKKKQSLKNADLCIASGTKVALFNRLRSQTVSTRYLHVENGNFHASSTQWGAFTIHLLDDNESESEEFAVRDGYVHYGSTVKLVCSVTGMALPRLIIRKVDKQMALLEADDPVSQLHKCAFYMKDTERMYLCLSQERIIQFQATPCPKEPNKEMINDGACWTIISTDKAEYQFYEGMGPVRSPVTPVPLVHSLNLNGGGDVAMLELAGDNFTPSLQVWFGDVEAETMYRCAESMLCVVPDISQFRGQWLWVRQPTQVPVSLVRNDGIIYATGLTFTYTPEPGPRPVCAPVDDVMRPEQAGAWHHDAHRLPDSTMQ; encoded by the exons ATGCCGCATCAGTTCGGCGCGGGCGGCATGGCGCAGGGCCCGccctcgccgccgccgcagcacGGCGCGCTGTTCCCGCGCTACGCGAGCGCGGCCGGGCCCGGCGCCGGCGCCTACCGCCCCGAGGAGCGCCGCCTCACGAGGGAAGCGATGGAGCGGTACCTGCGCGACCGCTCCGACATGATCGTGGTGATCCTGCACGCGAAGGTGGCGCAGAAGTCGTACGGGAACGAGAAGCGGTTCTTCTGCCCGCCGCCGTGCATCTACCTGTTCGGGGACGGCTGGCGGCTGCGGCGCGAGCGCATGCTGCGCGAGGGCGAGACGGAGCAGGCGGCGCAGCTGTGCGCCTTCATCGGCATCGGCAACTCCGACCAGGACATGCAGCAGCTCGACCTCAACAACGGCAAACAGTACTGCGCTGCCAAAACTTTGTACATATCAGACTCTGATAAGAGAAAGCATTTTATGTTATCCGTTAAAATGTTCTATGGGAACGGGCATGATATTGGTATTTTTAATAGTAAAAGAATAAAAGTTATATCGAAGCCCTCAAAGAAGAAGCAGTCCCTGAAGAATGCTGATTTGTGCATCGCTAGTGGTACAAAAGTAGCTCTATTTAATCGGCTGAGGTCCCAGACTGTGTCTACAAGATACTTACATGTAGAAAATGGCAATTTTCATGCATCGTCAACGCAGTGGGGTGCATTTACGATACATCTCTTGGATGACAATGAGAGTGAGTCTGAGGAGTTTGCTGTGAGAGATGGATACGTACATTATGGATCTACTGTGAAGCTAGTCTGTTCTGTTACTGGAATGGCACTCCCGAGACTGATAATTAGAAAG GTGGACAAACAAATGGCACTATTGGAAGCTGATGATCCTGTGTCCCAGCTGCATAAATGTGCGTTCTACATGAAAGACACAGAGCGCATGTACCTCTGCCTGTCTCAAGAACGGATCATCCAGTTCCAAGCAACGCCTTGCCCCAAAGAGCCTAACAAAGAAATGATCAACGATGGAGCATGTTGGACTATCATTTCGACAGATAAAGCGGAGTATCAGTTCTATGAAGGAATGGGACCTGTAAG GTCGCCAGTGACGCCAGTGCCTCTAGTCCACTCGTTGAATCTCAACGGCGGCGGCGACGTGGCCATGTTAGAGCTCGCGGGGGATAACTTTACGCCGTCTCTCCAAGTGTGGTTTGGGGATGTTGAGGCCGAGACTATGTACCGGTGCGCCGAGTCCATGCTCTGTGTTGTACCGGATATATCGCAGTTCAGGGGACAGTGGCTGTGGGTGCGGCAGCCTACTCAG GTGCCGGTATCCCTGGTGCGGAACGACGGCATAATATACGCGACAGGGCTGACGTTTACTTACACGCCGGAGCCTGGCCCGCGGCCCGTGTGCGCGCCCGTGGATGACGTCATGCGGCCCGAACAGGCCGGCGCGTGGCACCACGACGCGCACCGCCTGCCCGACAGCACCATGCAGTAA